One stretch of Chryseobacterium fluminis DNA includes these proteins:
- a CDS encoding hydroxymethylpyrimidine/phosphomethylpyrimidine kinase codes for MQTERPFVLSMAGYDPSGGAGLLADIKTMEQLQVQGLGICTAMTLQTESQCLSLKWQPLADILSATDVLMKNYKVEAVKIGVVKDTEFLGQITERIRSINPAVKIVWDPVLKSTSAFSFFDLNTVSELKNVLEKIDLITPNYNEYTILKENGPFEKSEPLCSVLVKGGHREDQLGTDILLANGKEVSIQPSNEKSVYYPKHGSGCVLSSAITSYLAKGQSLENACRKSKLYIEKFLTSNPGLLGFHS; via the coding sequence ATGCAGACAGAACGTCCTTTTGTACTGAGCATGGCCGGGTATGACCCAAGTGGTGGTGCCGGCCTATTGGCAGACATTAAAACCATGGAACAATTGCAGGTCCAGGGACTGGGTATCTGTACCGCCATGACATTACAGACGGAATCACAATGTCTGAGTCTTAAGTGGCAGCCTTTAGCAGACATTTTATCTGCAACCGATGTTTTAATGAAAAACTATAAAGTAGAAGCAGTCAAAATCGGGGTTGTTAAAGACACGGAATTTTTAGGTCAGATTACAGAAAGGATCAGATCCATTAATCCGGCTGTGAAAATTGTCTGGGATCCCGTTTTGAAAAGTACATCAGCATTTTCATTTTTTGATCTGAATACAGTTTCAGAACTAAAAAATGTTTTGGAAAAAATAGATCTGATCACGCCGAATTATAATGAATATACCATTTTAAAAGAAAACGGGCCTTTTGAAAAATCAGAACCTCTCTGTTCTGTATTAGTTAAAGGAGGCCACCGTGAAGATCAGTTGGGAACAGATATTTTATTGGCGAATGGAAAAGAAGTTTCCATTCAACCTAGTAATGAAAAATCTGTTTATTATCCGAAACATGGTTCGGGCTGTGTGCTTTCTTCTGCCATTACAAGTTATCTGGCAAAAGGACAAAGCCTGGAAAATGCCTGTCGAAAAAGCAAATTATACATCGAAAAGTTTTTAACAAGTAATCCTGGTTTATTAGGATTTCATTCCTAA
- a CDS encoding thiamine phosphate synthase, with the protein MIIIITAEESFKNETENINALFYAGLDFLHVRKPCITKDEMTAFIQRIDQKYHDQLILHNHYEVAENFDLSRFHFRETDRKNGLYTSFTDKIITTSVHDIAAFNDLEKDWEYAFFSPAFPSISKKGYGENSAVLNEIKKRDNPHLKLIALGGIHENNISEAFENGADGVALLGAIWKSGNPLNVFKKCRQNVLLY; encoded by the coding sequence ATGATCATCATTATCACGGCTGAAGAATCTTTTAAAAATGAAACTGAGAACATCAATGCATTGTTTTATGCAGGATTGGATTTTCTGCATGTCAGAAAACCTTGCATTACTAAGGATGAAATGACGGCTTTTATTCAGCGGATCGATCAGAAATATCATGATCAGCTGATTCTGCATAATCATTATGAAGTGGCGGAAAATTTTGATCTTTCGCGATTCCATTTTAGAGAAACTGACCGGAAAAATGGGTTGTACACCTCTTTTACAGATAAAATAATTACAACTTCCGTTCACGATATTGCTGCATTCAATGATTTGGAAAAAGATTGGGAGTATGCTTTTTTCAGTCCGGCTTTTCCAAGTATTTCTAAAAAAGGATATGGTGAAAATTCGGCTGTTTTAAATGAGATTAAAAAACGTGATAACCCCCATCTGAAATTAATTGCTTTAGGGGGGATACATGAAAATAATATCAGTGAAGCTTTCGAAAACGGTGCAGATGGAGTGGCTTTGCTGGGAGCAATCTGGAAGAGTGGAAATCCCTTAAACGTTTTTAAAAAATGCAGACAGAACGTCCTTTTGTACTGA
- the thiC gene encoding phosphomethylpyrimidine synthase ThiC, which produces MAHNITRSPFPNSKKIYVDGKIHPISVAMREIQLSPTKLTNGTLEHNPPVTVYDTSGPYTDENSEINIEKGLPRIREQWILDRHDVEILDGITSEYGKARLADSRLDELRFSYNHKPKVAREGHEVTQLYYARKGIITPEMEYIAIRENQRIEQLDSVSKEMAFQHQGNNYGARTPKTKITAEFVRDEIAAGRAIIPNNVNHPESEPMIIGRNFLVKINANIGNSAVSSSIEEEVEKAVWACRWGADTIMDLSTGKNIHETREWIIRNSPVPIGTVPIYQALEKVKGVAEDLTWEIFKDTLIEQAEQGVSYFTIHAGVLLRYIHLTAKRVTGIVSRGGSIMAKWCLFHHKENFLYTHFEEICEIMKKYDVAFSLGDGLRPGSIADANDEAQFAELETLGELTKIAWKHNVQVMIEGPGHVPMHMIKENMEKQLEVCDEAPFYTLGPLTTDIAPGYDHITSGIGAAMIGWFGCAMLCYVTPKEHLGLPNKEDVKVGVITYKLAAHAADLAKGHPGSQYRDNALSKARFEFRWEDQFNLSLDPDTARSYHDETLPADGAKIAHFCSMCGPKFCSMKITQEIRESAEKGMFDKSQEFIEKGKEIYI; this is translated from the coding sequence ATGGCTCACAACATCACACGTTCGCCGTTTCCGAACTCAAAAAAAATCTATGTTGACGGGAAAATTCACCCGATCAGCGTAGCGATGCGCGAAATACAGTTAAGTCCGACGAAACTTACCAACGGAACACTGGAACATAATCCCCCAGTTACCGTATACGATACCTCAGGACCTTATACCGACGAAAACTCAGAAATAAATATTGAGAAAGGACTTCCAAGAATCCGTGAGCAATGGATTTTAGACCGGCATGACGTAGAAATTCTTGATGGAATTACTTCAGAATACGGCAAAGCCCGTTTAGCTGATTCCAGATTAGACGAGCTTCGCTTTTCTTACAATCACAAACCGAAAGTTGCGCGCGAAGGGCATGAGGTCACCCAGCTATACTACGCAAGGAAAGGAATCATTACTCCGGAAATGGAATATATTGCGATCAGGGAAAATCAGCGGATCGAGCAGCTGGACTCTGTTTCAAAGGAGATGGCTTTTCAGCATCAGGGAAATAACTATGGAGCCAGAACTCCCAAAACCAAGATCACAGCGGAGTTTGTAAGAGATGAAATCGCAGCCGGAAGAGCCATTATTCCAAACAACGTCAATCACCCTGAAAGCGAACCGATGATTATCGGGAGAAATTTTTTAGTTAAAATTAATGCTAACATCGGGAACAGTGCTGTATCGTCAAGCATTGAAGAAGAGGTAGAAAAAGCAGTCTGGGCCTGCCGGTGGGGAGCCGATACCATTATGGATTTATCCACCGGAAAAAATATCCACGAAACCAGAGAATGGATTATAAGAAACAGTCCGGTTCCGATCGGTACCGTGCCGATTTACCAGGCGTTGGAAAAAGTAAAGGGTGTGGCTGAAGATCTGACCTGGGAAATTTTTAAAGATACGTTGATAGAACAGGCAGAACAGGGCGTTTCTTACTTCACGATCCATGCCGGCGTCTTACTGAGATATATTCACCTGACCGCCAAACGTGTGACCGGAATCGTTTCCAGAGGTGGTTCTATTATGGCAAAGTGGTGTCTGTTTCATCACAAAGAAAACTTTTTGTACACTCATTTCGAAGAAATATGTGAAATCATGAAGAAATATGACGTTGCTTTTTCTTTAGGAGACGGTCTTCGTCCCGGTTCTATTGCCGATGCGAATGATGAAGCACAGTTTGCAGAACTGGAAACATTAGGGGAGCTGACAAAAATCGCCTGGAAACATAATGTTCAGGTGATGATTGAAGGTCCGGGTCACGTTCCGATGCATATGATTAAAGAAAATATGGAGAAGCAATTAGAAGTATGTGATGAAGCACCGTTTTACACATTAGGTCCTTTGACGACAGATATTGCCCCCGGTTACGATCATATCACGTCAGGAATCGGTGCAGCGATGATTGGCTGGTTCGGATGTGCGATGCTGTGTTATGTGACTCCGAAAGAACATTTGGGACTTCCGAATAAAGAAGACGTAAAAGTGGGGGTAATCACATATAAGTTGGCCGCTCATGCTGCAGATCTGGCGAAGGGCCATCCGGGATCGCAATACAGAGACAATGCTCTGAGCAAAGCCAGATTTGAATTCCGTTGGGAGGACCAGTTCAATTTATCCCTGGATCCGGATACGGCAAGATCTTACCATGATGAGACTCTTCCGGCAGACGGAGCAAAGATCGCTCATTTCTGTTCGATGTGCGGACCGAAATTCTGTTCGATGAAGATTACACAGGAAATCCGTGAATCAGCAGAAAAAGGCATGTTTGATAAATCACAGGAGTTTATCGAAAAAGGGAAAGAAATTTATATATGA
- the thiS gene encoding sulfur carrier protein ThiS, whose translation MELTINHTTKTFEVLPVNLEDLIAIELPEKKKGIAVALNNRIIPQSFWAETFLNDKDSILIITATQGG comes from the coding sequence ATGGAGCTTACAATCAACCACACGACAAAAACTTTTGAAGTACTTCCCGTTAATCTGGAAGACCTTATTGCTATAGAATTACCTGAAAAGAAAAAAGGGATTGCCGTAGCACTCAACAACCGCATTATTCCGCAGTCATTCTGGGCGGAAACATTCCTGAACGATAAAGATTCAATTTTAATAATTACGGCCACCCAAGGTGGTTAA
- a CDS encoding RluA family pseudouridine synthase codes for MEDQIVYEDNHLLVINKKVGQLVQGDKTGDDSLLELIKDFIKKRDAKPGNVFLGLVHRIDRPTSGLVIYAKTSKALSRLTQMVKNREVKKTYWAVVAKDMIPKTQRLVHYLQKNEKNNKAIVFPKATEGAKEAILTYHVIKTLDNYLLLEIDLETGRHHQIRAQLSKTGVPIKGDLKYGSPRSNPDGGIHLHARKLEFIHPVTKENIEIVAPVPKNDAIWKACEE; via the coding sequence ATGGAAGATCAGATTGTTTATGAAGACAACCATCTTTTGGTGATCAATAAAAAGGTAGGGCAGCTTGTACAGGGTGACAAAACCGGTGATGATTCTCTGTTGGAATTGATCAAGGATTTTATAAAAAAAAGAGATGCCAAGCCGGGAAATGTATTTCTGGGTTTAGTTCACCGTATAGACAGGCCCACGTCAGGGCTGGTGATCTACGCCAAAACGTCCAAAGCTCTTTCCCGACTGACTCAGATGGTAAAAAACAGAGAGGTTAAAAAGACCTACTGGGCCGTGGTTGCAAAAGATATGATTCCAAAGACCCAAAGGCTGGTTCATTATTTACAGAAAAACGAAAAAAATAATAAAGCGATTGTATTTCCAAAAGCAACAGAAGGAGCTAAGGAAGCGATTTTGACCTATCATGTCATTAAAACGTTAGACAATTATCTCCTGCTGGAAATCGATTTGGAAACTGGAAGGCATCACCAGATCCGCGCTCAGTTGTCAAAGACAGGTGTTCCGATCAAGGGAGACTTAAAATACGGTTCACCGCGTTCAAATCCCGATGGCGGAATACATCTGCATGCCAGAAAACTCGAATTTATACACCCTGTTACGAAAGAAAATATTGAAATTGTAGCTCCGGTTCCGAAAAATGATGCGATTTGGAAGGCCTGTGAGGAGTAA
- the panB gene encoding 3-methyl-2-oxobutanoate hydroxymethyltransferase, with amino-acid sequence MSVHSEIKKVTTETLRKMKFDKEKITMLTAYDYTTAKMVDAGGIDAVLIGDSAANVMAGFETTLPITLDQMIYHSQSVVRGTDRALVVADLPFGTYQSNPEKALESAVRMMKEGGAHAIKIEGGKEISKSIKKIINAGIPVMGHLGLTPQSIYKFGTYKVRAKDEAEAEKLIYDAKVLEELGCFAVVLEKIPADLAKQVTESISIPTIGIGAGPHCDGQVLVYHDMVGMNQGFSPKFLRRYLDLYTEITGAVAQYVKDVKNVDFPNDKESY; translated from the coding sequence ATGTCTGTTCATTCTGAAATTAAAAAAGTTACGACTGAAACCTTGCGAAAGATGAAATTCGACAAGGAAAAAATAACAATGCTTACCGCTTATGATTATACAACGGCAAAGATGGTGGATGCCGGAGGAATTGATGCGGTACTGATCGGAGACTCTGCAGCTAATGTAATGGCCGGTTTCGAAACGACACTGCCGATCACTTTAGATCAGATGATTTACCATTCTCAAAGCGTGGTCCGTGGAACCGACAGAGCATTGGTGGTAGCAGATTTGCCTTTCGGAACCTATCAGAGCAATCCTGAAAAAGCATTGGAATCAGCGGTAAGAATGATGAAAGAAGGAGGTGCCCACGCTATCAAGATTGAAGGAGGGAAAGAGATTTCAAAATCTATTAAAAAAATAATTAATGCGGGGATCCCTGTCATGGGACATTTAGGACTCACACCACAGTCGATTTATAAATTCGGAACCTATAAAGTACGGGCTAAAGATGAGGCTGAAGCAGAAAAATTAATCTATGATGCTAAAGTTTTAGAAGAACTCGGATGCTTCGCCGTTGTTCTGGAAAAAATTCCTGCAGATCTTGCCAAACAGGTGACAGAAAGTATCTCCATCCCGACCATCGGAATAGGAGCCGGTCCTCATTGTGACGGCCAGGTGCTGGTTTACCACGATATGGTAGGGATGAATCAGGGGTTCAGCCCAAAATTCTTAAGAAGATATCTCGATCTTTACACTGAGATTACGGGAGCTGTTGCCCAATATGTAAAAGATGTGAAAAACGTTGATTTTCCAAATGATAAAGAAAGTTATTAA
- a CDS encoding Crp/Fnr family transcriptional regulator — translation MSQEQQIAIEERFARVFNDKSFKERLSSADFEKYITTKKKLSFQKHDTIFEDGETPKGVYVLEKGAAKLSKSGAFGKDQILRFIKEGDIIGYRSLLCGETFQAKAEAMTDIEATFLPADVFMYLLEVDPKLSFIMLQKISYELGESSNTITFLAQKTVRERLAEILILLEQKLGVDPEGFIKISLTREEIANIIGTATESAIRLISEFKGDHLIEVDGRNIKILNHDKLMKLGHVVL, via the coding sequence ATGTCGCAGGAACAACAGATTGCAATTGAAGAGAGGTTCGCAAGAGTTTTTAATGATAAATCATTCAAGGAAAGACTTTCCAGCGCTGATTTTGAGAAATACATCACCACTAAAAAAAAATTGAGCTTTCAAAAGCATGATACCATCTTTGAAGATGGAGAAACGCCGAAAGGAGTGTATGTCTTGGAAAAAGGAGCGGCAAAGCTGTCAAAATCGGGAGCTTTCGGAAAAGATCAGATCCTCAGGTTTATCAAAGAAGGGGACATCATCGGCTATCGTTCTTTACTTTGCGGGGAAACTTTCCAGGCGAAAGCAGAAGCTATGACAGATATTGAAGCTACATTTTTACCGGCAGATGTTTTCATGTACCTTTTGGAAGTGGATCCTAAGTTGTCTTTTATAATGCTTCAGAAAATTTCTTACGAATTGGGAGAATCATCCAATACGATTACTTTCCTGGCTCAGAAAACCGTGAGAGAAAGATTGGCAGAGATCTTAATTCTTCTTGAGCAGAAGTTGGGCGTAGATCCCGAAGGATTCATCAAAATTTCTTTAACACGAGAAGAAATTGCCAACATTATCGGGACCGCTACCGAAAGTGCGATCCGTCTGATCTCAGAATTCAAGGGAGATCATCTCATTGAGGTGGACGGAAGGAACATAAAAATTCTCAACCACGACAAGCTAATGAAACTGGGACACGTAGTTTTATAA
- a CDS encoding heavy metal translocating P-type ATPase, translating to MSENCFHCGQGIEKERILFDEKTFCCNGCKSVYEILNTNNLSNFYELNKRAGIRPSDENSTQFDYLDTPEIFEKVTDFSEGNTSLVTFKIPVIHCSSCIWLLESLHTLNKNIKYSQVNFTRKTLQISFSHNDLKLSELANLLTNLGYKPVISLETADKNVDHLDKSLLIKFAIAAFAFGNGMFLAFPEYVGGEDYWMDHYKGLFRTLMCLLAIPVVFYSASDYYKSAWYGLKNKIVNIDVPIVLGIIVLFGRSVYEIVTDYGPGYFDTLCGLLFFMLLGKIFQKRTYNALSYDRDYKSFYPIAVTKVDFEGKQNNILLSEVKVGDRILVRNQEIIPVDAILINGEGNIDNSFITGESESISKQPGDKIFAGGKQVGSSLELEVIKDVDQSYLTQLWNKEAFKKHETGLDTLTNTISKYFTFIILGIALISGIYWATVDLEKMFQVISAILIIACPCALALSAPFTFGHIMRILGRNKFYVKDTLTIEKIAKLDTIVFDKTGTITHRKKSNIKYEGSEISEFDLLNIKTLLKNSNHPLSKSLYEFIEEKDPYFPVENFMEVSGKGYEAQVRGNAYKIGSAKYNSQESKNLETAVFVSKNGEFLGKFIFKNEYRQNLKDLFKKLTHYKIYILSGDNSSEEDQLKQLIPNCKAMAFNQNPEDKLNYIQNLQHQNMKVAMLGDGLNDAGALKQSNVGIAIADDSNSFTPSSDVIMNGEKVVALDRYLNVCKGSITIVKMTFIISFLYNIIGLSYAVTGHMHPLFAALIMPASSITVVSFTTFSTWILGRKYFKKQA from the coding sequence GTGAGCGAGAACTGTTTTCATTGTGGTCAAGGTATCGAAAAGGAAAGGATTTTGTTTGATGAAAAGACTTTCTGTTGCAACGGTTGCAAATCGGTTTACGAGATTCTGAATACGAATAATCTTAGTAATTTTTACGAATTGAACAAACGGGCAGGAATCCGTCCGAGCGATGAAAATTCTACTCAGTTTGATTATCTTGACACGCCTGAAATTTTTGAAAAAGTGACTGATTTCTCAGAGGGAAATACCAGCCTGGTTACTTTTAAAATCCCGGTCATTCACTGCTCTTCCTGTATCTGGCTATTGGAAAGTCTTCATACGCTGAATAAGAATATTAAATACTCCCAGGTGAACTTCACAAGAAAGACTTTACAGATCTCCTTTAGCCATAACGACCTGAAATTAAGTGAACTCGCCAATTTATTAACCAATCTGGGATATAAGCCCGTGATCAGTCTTGAAACTGCTGATAAAAATGTAGATCATCTGGACAAATCCCTACTGATAAAATTTGCCATTGCGGCTTTTGCGTTCGGAAACGGAATGTTCCTTGCCTTTCCCGAATATGTAGGGGGTGAAGACTACTGGATGGATCACTATAAAGGGCTATTCCGAACGCTGATGTGCCTGCTGGCCATCCCTGTAGTATTCTACTCTGCATCAGATTATTATAAATCCGCATGGTATGGATTGAAGAATAAAATCGTTAATATCGATGTTCCGATCGTTTTGGGAATCATTGTCCTTTTCGGGCGTAGCGTCTATGAGATTGTAACCGATTACGGACCAGGATATTTTGATACGCTGTGCGGACTCTTATTTTTCATGCTGTTGGGTAAAATTTTCCAGAAAAGAACCTATAATGCACTTTCATACGACAGGGACTATAAATCATTTTATCCGATTGCCGTTACAAAAGTGGATTTCGAAGGAAAGCAGAACAATATTTTACTGTCTGAGGTTAAAGTGGGTGACCGGATTTTGGTGAGAAACCAGGAGATTATTCCTGTAGATGCTATTTTAATTAATGGAGAAGGAAATATTGACAACAGTTTTATCACCGGAGAGAGTGAAAGCATCAGCAAACAACCCGGAGACAAGATTTTCGCGGGTGGAAAACAGGTGGGTTCATCCCTAGAACTTGAAGTGATAAAGGACGTGGATCAAAGCTATCTGACCCAGCTTTGGAATAAGGAAGCCTTCAAAAAACATGAGACTGGTCTGGACACCTTAACCAACACCATCAGTAAGTATTTCACTTTCATTATTTTAGGTATCGCATTGATTTCAGGAATCTACTGGGCAACCGTGGATCTGGAGAAGATGTTCCAGGTCATTTCCGCGATTCTGATTATTGCGTGTCCTTGTGCTCTTGCGCTGTCCGCACCATTCACTTTCGGGCACATTATGCGAATCTTAGGCAGAAATAAATTCTACGTAAAAGATACGCTGACCATCGAAAAAATTGCGAAGTTAGATACTATCGTTTTTGACAAAACAGGAACTATTACGCACAGGAAAAAGTCCAACATCAAATATGAAGGTTCAGAGATCAGCGAATTTGACTTACTGAATATCAAAACCCTGTTAAAAAATTCCAACCATCCTCTTTCAAAGTCATTATATGAATTTATTGAGGAAAAAGATCCGTATTTCCCGGTTGAAAATTTCATGGAAGTTTCGGGGAAAGGATACGAAGCTCAGGTGCGCGGTAATGCCTATAAAATCGGTTCTGCAAAATACAACAGCCAGGAATCAAAAAATCTTGAAACAGCTGTTTTTGTAAGTAAAAATGGCGAGTTTTTGGGGAAATTTATTTTTAAAAACGAATATCGTCAGAATCTTAAGGATCTATTTAAAAAGCTGACGCATTATAAAATTTACATCCTCAGTGGGGACAATTCATCTGAAGAAGATCAGCTGAAACAATTGATTCCCAATTGTAAAGCAATGGCATTTAACCAGAATCCGGAAGACAAACTGAATTACATCCAGAATCTTCAGCATCAGAACATGAAGGTGGCAATGCTTGGCGACGGACTGAATGATGCAGGAGCCCTGAAACAGAGCAATGTAGGAATTGCTATTGCCGATGACAGCAACAGCTTTACGCCATCATCGGATGTGATTATGAACGGAGAAAAGGTAGTTGCCCTTGACCGGTATCTAAACGTCTGTAAAGGCTCTATCACAATTGTGAAAATGACATTTATAATAAGTTTTCTTTATAATATCATCGGATTAAGTTATGCCGTAACAGGACATATGCATCCACTTTTTGCTGCTTTAATTATGCCGGCAAGCTCTATTACCGTTGTTTCGTTCACTACATTTTCAACCTGGATTCTGGGAAGAAAGTACTTTAAAAAACAGGCTTAA
- the ccoS gene encoding cbb3-type cytochrome oxidase assembly protein CcoS, with translation MDILYLMILCSVSLAAIFLVVFIVYAKKGQFEDDESPAVRILFDSDEIKEKDDEEVGNDKEEKEK, from the coding sequence ATGGATATTCTATATTTAATGATCCTATGCAGTGTTTCTTTGGCTGCGATTTTCTTGGTCGTATTTATAGTCTATGCCAAAAAAGGACAGTTTGAAGATGATGAATCTCCGGCTGTACGAATTCTTTTTGACTCTGATGAAATCAAGGAAAAGGACGATGAAGAAGTTGGCAACGATAAAGAAGAAAAAGAAAAATAG